One window of the Lytechinus variegatus isolate NC3 chromosome 3, Lvar_3.0, whole genome shotgun sequence genome contains the following:
- the LOC121411633 gene encoding dipeptidyl peptidase 9-like isoform X1 has translation MATGPTSSTVPDSNPPFSQGLQGGDRKRTWQELHSNVKSMRRIHMLLANRVSLEFTFRVVETENGPRTRLYFLGVPPGNRENTLLHADMPTEEDDGSGDSVSRWKPLLIPFRGLMQTGNFSKEEQLLRERKRMGTFGITTYDCDVESGRFLFPASGSLFTCVDPDLITYPVYPSEVPTQCQGVRLDAKLCPTNSNLLAFITENDLWVSNAITGDEKRLTFANKGLPNIAEDPCSAGVTSYIIQEEFDRYTGYWWQPDIPEEQKTERMVYRILYEEVDESEVEILNIVAPGHGDGGVDRYRYPKAGTTNAKNVLKIVEFTLNDEGKLEESCIHKELREPLKTMFPWMEYIIRLGWTPNGRYVWAQLLSRNQQSTVLLLIPMDSFVPVGQDKPMTSEGQVNKPVVHVLYEEHSDIWINSHNITHFFPQTNPNEMSFIWASEATGTRHLYQITSDLHPREAIPGSLKPAILKFEMLTSGHGEVSAHNIWVDEDRSLVCYTALHDSPIEEHLYVVSYADHHPPVRITQLGYSVQSAMISPDFQYCVCTVSNLTTPPFTTVNRLEWSTTGSLGVSMKELFKLMLPHTMPFPFVPPELFTYKNSSTGDDMYGLLFKPHNIEPGKQYPTVQFVYGGPQVQLVSNSFKGVRFLRLYTLASLGYAVVIVDGRGSCKRGLRFEGVLRNRLGHVELDDQVEGLRWIAAKSECIDLNRIAIHGWSYGGYLSLMGLAKKPDVYKVAIAGAPVTCWTVYDTGYTERYLDTPSNNPTGYVQSSVLNLAKNFPNDENRLLIVHGLIDENVHFHHTSLLIDELVKHCKPYHLQIYPQERHGIRRLETSEHYETNILSWLQQHV, from the exons ATGGCGACGGGGCCGACTTCTTCAACAGTTCCTGATTCTAACCCACCATTCAGCCAAGGACTGCAAGGAGGGGACAGAAAAAGAACTTGGCAAGAACTGCACAGCAATGTCAAGTCTATGAGAAGGATCCACATGCTCTTGGCCAACCGGGTGTCACTGGAGTTTACTTTCAGGGTTGTTGAAACCGAGAATGGACCAAGGACGAGGCTGTACTTTTTAGGAGTTCCACCAG GTAATAGGGAAAACACGCTACTCCATGCTGACATGCCCACGGAGGAAGATGATGGTAGCGGAGATTCGGTCTCACGCTGGAAACCCTTGCTCATCCCATTCCGAGGTCTCATGCAAACTGGAAACTTCTCCAAGGAGGAACAGCTGCTAAGAGAGAGGAAACGTATGGGGACGTTTGGCATAACTACCTATGACTGTGATGTAGAGAGTGGACGATTTCTCTTTCCTGCCAGCGGCAGTCTGTTTACTTGTGTAGATCCCGATCTCATT ACCTACCCAGTATATCCCAGTGAAGTACCAACACAATGTCAAGGAGTGAGATTGGATGCCAAGCTATGCCCTACCAACAGCAATCTATTAGCATTCATCACAGAGAATGATCTCTGGGTATCCAATGCCATTACGGGAGACGAGAAGAGATTAACATTTGCCAATAAAG GCTTGCCCAACATAGCAGAGGACCCCTGCAGTGCAGGAGTGACCAGTTACATCATCCAGGAGGAATTTGATCGCTACACGGGTTACTGGTGGCAACCGGATATCCCTGAAGAACAGAAGACAGAGAGGATGGTGTATAGGATACTCTATGAGGAAGTCGACGAGAGCGAGGTAGAGATACTCAACATCGTCGCACCGGGCCACGGGGACGGAGGGGTTGACAGATATCGCTATCCTAAAGCAG GTACAACCAATGCAAAGAATGTGCTGAAGATTGTAGAATTCACACTTAACGATGAAGGAAAG cTTGAAGAAAGTTGCATTCACAAGGAGCTGAGAGAACCACTGAAGACAATGTTTCCATGGATGGAATACATCATCAGACTAGGCTGGACACCAAATGGCAGATA TGTCTGGGCCCAACTATTGAGTCGTAACCAGCAGAGTACAGTCCTCCTTCTCATCCCTATGGATAGCTTTGTACCGGTCGGTCAAGACAAACCGATGACCTCCGAAGGCCAGGTCAACAAACCGGTCGTCCATGTTCTTTATGAGGAGCATTCTGATATTTGGATCAAT TCTCACAACATCACCCACTTCTTCCCACAAACCAACCCAAATGAGATGAGTTTTATTTGGGCTAGTGAAGCGACAGGAACCAGGCATCTCTATCAGATCACATCAGACTTGCATCCAAGGGAAGCCATTCCAG GTAGTCTTAAGCCAGCCATTCTGAAGTTTGAGATGTTGACATCGGGTCATGGTGAGGTCTCTGCACATAATATATGGGTAGATGAGGACAGGTCATTAGTATGCTATACAGCTCTACATGATAGCCCCATAGAAGAACACTT ATATGTAGTATCGTATGCCGATCATCATCCACCAGTCAGAATTACACAGCTAGGATACAGTGTACAAAGTGCCATGATCAGCCCA GATTTCCAGTATTGTGTGTGTACAGTGAGCAACCTGACCACGCCCCCCTTCACCACCGTCAATAGACTAGAATGGTCGACCACTGGTTCCCTGGGGGTCTCAATGAAAGAACTCTTCAAACTTATGCTGCCACACA CTATGCCATTCCCGTTCGTGCCTCCGGAACTGTTCACATACAAGAACTCCTCAACTGGAGATGATATGTACGGTCTCTTGTTCAAGCCTCATAACATAGAACCAGGCAAGCAATACCCAACAGTGCAGTTTGTCTATGGCGGTCCTCAG GTCCAGTTAGTGTCAAATTCCTTCAAAGGGGTTCGTTTCCTACGCCTCTACACTCTAGCATCACTGGGCTACGCAGTGGTGATCGTTGACGGACGAGGGTCTTGTAAGAGAGGACTCAGATTCGAAGGTGTTCTTAGAAACAGACTT GGTCATGTTGAGCTAGACGACCAGGTGGAGGGACTACGTTGGATTGCCGCTAAATCAGAATGCATTGACCTCAATAGAATAGCAATCCACGGTTGGTCCTACGGGGGATACCTATCGCTCATGGGGCTTGCAAAGAAACCAGATGTATACAAG GTGGCCATTGCCGGAGCCCCTGTCACATGTTGGACAGTGTATGACACAGGTTACACTGAACGTTACCTGGACACACCCAGCAACAACCCTACTGGATACGTCCAGAGCTCAGTACTCAACTTAGCTAAGAACTTTCCTAATGA tgaGAATCGTCTTCTCATTGTCCATGGATTGATAGATGAGAATGTTCATTTCCACCACACTAGTCTCCTCATTGATGAACTAGTCAAACATTGTAAACCCTATCACTTAcag ATCTACCCTCAAGAGAGACACGGGATCAGACGTCTGGAGACAAGTGAACACTACGAGACAAACATACTCAGCTGGCTACAACAACATGTATGA
- the LOC121411633 gene encoding dipeptidyl peptidase 9-like isoform X2 produces the protein MATGPTSSTVPDSNPPFSQGLQGGDRKRTWQELHSNVKSMRRIHMLLANRVSLEFTFRVVETENGPRTRLYFLGVPPGNRENTLLHADMPTEEDDGSGDSVSRWKPLLIPFRGLMQTGNFSKEEQLLRERKRMGTFGITTYDCDVESGRFLFPASGSLFTCVDPDLITYPVYPSEVPTQCQGVRLDAKLCPTNSNLLAFITENDLWVSNAITGDEKRLTFANKGLPNIAEDPCSAGVTSYIIQEEFDRYTGYWWQPDIPEEQKTERMVYRILYEEVDESEVEILNIVAPGHGDGGVDRYRYPKAGTTNAKNVLKIVEFTLNDEGKLEESCIHKELREPLKTMFPWMEYIIRLGWTPNGRYVWAQLLSRNQQSTVLLLIPMDSFVPVGQDKPMTSEGQVNKPVVHVLYEEHSDIWINSHNITHFFPQTNPNEMSFIWASEATGTRHLYQITSDLHPREAIPGSLKPAILKFEMLTSGHGEVSAHNIWVDEDRSLVCYTALHDSPIEEHLYVVSYADHHPPVRITQLGYSVQSAMISPDFQYCVCTVSNLTTPPFTTVNRLEWSTTGSLGVSMKELFKLMLPHTMPFPFVPPELFTYKNSSTGDDMYGLLFKPHNIEPGKQYPTVQFVYGGPQVQLVSNSFKGVRFLRLYTLASLGYAVVIVDGRGSCKRGLRFEGVLRNRLGHVELDDQVEGLRWIAAKSECIDLNRIAIHGWSYGGYLSLMGLAKKPDVYKVAIAGAPVTC, from the exons ATGGCGACGGGGCCGACTTCTTCAACAGTTCCTGATTCTAACCCACCATTCAGCCAAGGACTGCAAGGAGGGGACAGAAAAAGAACTTGGCAAGAACTGCACAGCAATGTCAAGTCTATGAGAAGGATCCACATGCTCTTGGCCAACCGGGTGTCACTGGAGTTTACTTTCAGGGTTGTTGAAACCGAGAATGGACCAAGGACGAGGCTGTACTTTTTAGGAGTTCCACCAG GTAATAGGGAAAACACGCTACTCCATGCTGACATGCCCACGGAGGAAGATGATGGTAGCGGAGATTCGGTCTCACGCTGGAAACCCTTGCTCATCCCATTCCGAGGTCTCATGCAAACTGGAAACTTCTCCAAGGAGGAACAGCTGCTAAGAGAGAGGAAACGTATGGGGACGTTTGGCATAACTACCTATGACTGTGATGTAGAGAGTGGACGATTTCTCTTTCCTGCCAGCGGCAGTCTGTTTACTTGTGTAGATCCCGATCTCATT ACCTACCCAGTATATCCCAGTGAAGTACCAACACAATGTCAAGGAGTGAGATTGGATGCCAAGCTATGCCCTACCAACAGCAATCTATTAGCATTCATCACAGAGAATGATCTCTGGGTATCCAATGCCATTACGGGAGACGAGAAGAGATTAACATTTGCCAATAAAG GCTTGCCCAACATAGCAGAGGACCCCTGCAGTGCAGGAGTGACCAGTTACATCATCCAGGAGGAATTTGATCGCTACACGGGTTACTGGTGGCAACCGGATATCCCTGAAGAACAGAAGACAGAGAGGATGGTGTATAGGATACTCTATGAGGAAGTCGACGAGAGCGAGGTAGAGATACTCAACATCGTCGCACCGGGCCACGGGGACGGAGGGGTTGACAGATATCGCTATCCTAAAGCAG GTACAACCAATGCAAAGAATGTGCTGAAGATTGTAGAATTCACACTTAACGATGAAGGAAAG cTTGAAGAAAGTTGCATTCACAAGGAGCTGAGAGAACCACTGAAGACAATGTTTCCATGGATGGAATACATCATCAGACTAGGCTGGACACCAAATGGCAGATA TGTCTGGGCCCAACTATTGAGTCGTAACCAGCAGAGTACAGTCCTCCTTCTCATCCCTATGGATAGCTTTGTACCGGTCGGTCAAGACAAACCGATGACCTCCGAAGGCCAGGTCAACAAACCGGTCGTCCATGTTCTTTATGAGGAGCATTCTGATATTTGGATCAAT TCTCACAACATCACCCACTTCTTCCCACAAACCAACCCAAATGAGATGAGTTTTATTTGGGCTAGTGAAGCGACAGGAACCAGGCATCTCTATCAGATCACATCAGACTTGCATCCAAGGGAAGCCATTCCAG GTAGTCTTAAGCCAGCCATTCTGAAGTTTGAGATGTTGACATCGGGTCATGGTGAGGTCTCTGCACATAATATATGGGTAGATGAGGACAGGTCATTAGTATGCTATACAGCTCTACATGATAGCCCCATAGAAGAACACTT ATATGTAGTATCGTATGCCGATCATCATCCACCAGTCAGAATTACACAGCTAGGATACAGTGTACAAAGTGCCATGATCAGCCCA GATTTCCAGTATTGTGTGTGTACAGTGAGCAACCTGACCACGCCCCCCTTCACCACCGTCAATAGACTAGAATGGTCGACCACTGGTTCCCTGGGGGTCTCAATGAAAGAACTCTTCAAACTTATGCTGCCACACA CTATGCCATTCCCGTTCGTGCCTCCGGAACTGTTCACATACAAGAACTCCTCAACTGGAGATGATATGTACGGTCTCTTGTTCAAGCCTCATAACATAGAACCAGGCAAGCAATACCCAACAGTGCAGTTTGTCTATGGCGGTCCTCAG GTCCAGTTAGTGTCAAATTCCTTCAAAGGGGTTCGTTTCCTACGCCTCTACACTCTAGCATCACTGGGCTACGCAGTGGTGATCGTTGACGGACGAGGGTCTTGTAAGAGAGGACTCAGATTCGAAGGTGTTCTTAGAAACAGACTT GGTCATGTTGAGCTAGACGACCAGGTGGAGGGACTACGTTGGATTGCCGCTAAATCAGAATGCATTGACCTCAATAGAATAGCAATCCACGGTTGGTCCTACGGGGGATACCTATCGCTCATGGGGCTTGCAAAGAAACCAGATGTATACAAG GTGGCCATTGCCGGAGCGCCTGTCACATGCTAG